Below is a window of Planctomycetes bacterium MalM25 DNA.
CTGCGCCGCAGATCGTCGAGGCGCTGCTCCGCCGGACACTGGAACGCGGCGCGAGCGACCTGCACCTGCTGCCGACGCGCGAGGGGCTGCAAGTCGAATGGCGCGTCGACGGTGTGGTGCAACGCCTGGGGCTCATCGACCGGGACGTGGCGAACAACGTTACCACCCGCCTGAAGGTGCTGGCCGGCCTGCTGACTTACGAGACCAACAAGCCGCAAGAGGGCCGACTTCGCGCCGAGGGATTGGACCGGCCGATGCGGATCAGCACGCTGCCGACCGTGTTCGGCGAGCGGATCGTGGCGCGGGTCTTATCGGAGGACGGCGGCGAGTTGCTGCGACTCGGCGACCTCACGTTGCCGAAGGGCGTCGCGGACACTTTGAGCCAAGCGCTGGCGGCCACCAGCGGCGCCGTGCTGATCGTCGGCCCCTCGGGCAGCGGAAAGACAACGACCGCCTACGCCTGCTTGCGCGAGATCCAATCCCGCTGGGGCGGTGGCCGCAGCGTGGTGACGCTCGAGGACCCGGTCGAGGTCGTGCTGCCGGGCGTCGCCCAATCGCAGGCGAACCCGGACGCCGGCTACGACCTGGCGACGGCGCTCCGGTCGCTCGTGCGGCAGGACCCGGACGTGCTCTTCGTCGGCGAGATGCGCGACGCCGAGGCCGCGCGCATCGCCTACCAGGCGGCCATGACCGGCCAGCTGCTGCTGACCACGCTGCACGCGACCGACGCGGCGACCGCCATCGCCCGTCTGCTCGACATGGGAGCGCCGCCCTATCTGGTGCGCGGGGCGACGCGAGCGATCGTCGCCCAACGGCTCCTCCGCAAAGTCTGTGAATGCCGCCAAGGGGACGCGGCCCTACCCGACTGCCCACGTTGCGATGGCGTCGGCTACGACGGCCGCCTCGCCATCGCCGAGTCGATCGACCTCGCCGACACCGCGCTCGCCCGATCGATCGATAGCGGCTATGATCGCGCCCGGTTCAACGAGGAGAGGCGGGCCGCGCAGTCGGCCACCCTCATGGACCAAGCGGCGAAACTCGTCCATGCCGGCCTGACCGATCAGCTCGAAGTCGATCGCGTCTTGGGCTGGGAAGTCGGTCCGTGAGAGGGGGCGGATGGCGGAGCACGCGCGACTCGAAGAGCTGATCGCCCTCAACGGCGAGCTGGCCGCTCTGGCCCGCGCGGGGCTACCGATCTCCTCCGAGCTGGCCCGCGCCGCCGAGTCGCTCCCCGGTCGATCGCAAGAACTCTCCCGCCGGCTCGCCGGCCGGATCGACTCGGGCGAGCCCCTCAGCGAGGCGATCGCCGCCGAGGCCGATCACCTGCCCCCGTACTACGCAGCGCTCGTCCGCGGCGGCGAAGCGACGGGGCGGCTCCCTTCGGCGCTCGAGGCCATGAGCGACGCGCTCACCCGGACCCTCGGCCTCCGCCGGACCGTCTGGCTCGCGACGCTCTACCCCGTGCTCGTGGCGTTGCTCTCGTTCGTGGCGATGGTGCTGGTGCTCCGCGCGGTCGGACCGAGTTACGACTGGGTCTTCCAGCAGCGGGGAGAAGCGGCGAACGCCTTCCGCGACGCCCGCGAGCTGATCGTCCGCCTCGCGACCTGGACGCCGGTTGCCTTGACGTTGGGCGCGGTCGTCTGGCTGGTGTGGCCGCACCGGCGCGGGGCGCTGGCGGCGCCGCTCGGCTGGGCGAACCGCCTGCCGGGCGTCGGCGAGGCGTTGCGTTTGCAGGCGTCGGCCAACTA
It encodes the following:
- the epsE_5 gene encoding Type II secretion system protein E, with translation MNDSTHQDLDLGDAVTAPQIVEALLRRTLERGASDLHLLPTREGLQVEWRVDGVVQRLGLIDRDVANNVTTRLKVLAGLLTYETNKPQEGRLRAEGLDRPMRISTLPTVFGERIVARVLSEDGGELLRLGDLTLPKGVADTLSQALAATSGAVLIVGPSGSGKTTTAYACLREIQSRWGGGRSVVTLEDPVEVVLPGVAQSQANPDAGYDLATALRSLVRQDPDVLFVGEMRDAEAARIAYQAAMTGQLLLTTLHATDAATAIARLLDMGAPPYLVRGATRAIVAQRLLRKVCECRQGDAALPDCPRCDGVGYDGRLAIAESIDLADTALARSIDSGYDRARFNEERRAAQSATLMDQAAKLVHAGLTDQLEVDRVLGWEVGP
- the epsF_5 gene encoding Type II secretion system protein F; this encodes MAEHARLEELIALNGELAALARAGLPISSELARAAESLPGRSQELSRRLAGRIDSGEPLSEAIAAEADHLPPYYAALVRGGEATGRLPSALEAMSDALTRTLGLRRTVWLATLYPVLVALLSFVAMVLVLRAVGPSYDWVFQQRGEAANAFRDARELIVRLATWTPVALTLGAVVWLVWPHRRGALAAPLGWANRLPGVGEALRLQASANYCRLLGMQLGHGTPLHEALPLSAEATGWRPFVEPSQGLSECLRAGGGLNDLPEARDALPPLAVPALTSDAGAPFVLSAIESASAEYDDRARLALEAASTLLPLVATTVIGGGSLVLYGLAMYGPYIASLIEMTTWH